From a region of the Pukyongiella litopenaei genome:
- the serS gene encoding serine--tRNA ligase, giving the protein MHDIRAIRENPDAFDAALSRRGDAPVTAELLSVDETRRARILAAETAQAEQNRAAKAIGAAKAAGDETAFERLRAEVADKKAEVAAMQAEARALDDRLTDMLARIANLPAADVPDGADETGNVEVNRWGTPRSFNFSPREHFEIAGVAASMDFALAAKLSGSRFVVLKGAVARIHRALAQFMLDVHTGDNGLTEINSPVLVRDEAMYGTDKLPKFGDDSYQTTNGWWLVPTSEVPLTYSVAGDILDEAALPIRMTAHTLCFRSEAGSAGKDTAGMLRQHQFEKVEMVSITHPDESDAEQKRMLRCAEDILERLELPYRTVVLCTGDMGFGARRTYDIEAWLPGQNAYREISSVSTTGDFQARRMNARFRPADGGKPAFVHTLNGSGLAVGRCLIAVLENGQQADGSVNLPGVLAPWLGGKTTLTADGTLV; this is encoded by the coding sequence ATGCACGACATCCGCGCCATCCGCGAGAACCCCGACGCTTTCGACGCCGCCCTGTCCCGGCGCGGCGACGCGCCCGTGACGGCAGAGCTGCTGTCGGTGGACGAGACGCGGCGCGCCCGGATCCTCGCGGCGGAAACCGCGCAGGCCGAACAGAACAGGGCGGCCAAGGCGATCGGCGCGGCCAAGGCGGCCGGCGACGAGACCGCCTTTGAACGCCTGCGCGCCGAGGTGGCCGACAAGAAGGCCGAAGTGGCCGCGATGCAGGCCGAGGCGCGGGCGCTGGACGACAGGCTGACCGACATGCTGGCGCGGATCGCCAACCTGCCCGCCGCAGACGTGCCCGATGGCGCGGACGAAACCGGAAATGTCGAGGTGAACCGCTGGGGCACCCCGCGCAGTTTCAATTTCTCGCCCCGGGAACATTTCGAGATCGCAGGTGTCGCCGCTTCGATGGATTTCGCGCTGGCCGCCAAGCTCTCGGGGTCGCGCTTCGTCGTTCTGAAGGGGGCCGTGGCCCGCATCCACCGGGCGCTGGCGCAGTTCATGCTGGACGTGCATACCGGCGACAATGGCCTGACCGAGATCAACAGCCCGGTGCTGGTGCGCGACGAGGCGATGTATGGCACCGACAAGCTGCCCAAGTTCGGCGATGACAGCTATCAGACCACCAATGGCTGGTGGCTGGTGCCGACCTCCGAGGTGCCGCTGACCTATTCGGTCGCGGGCGACATTCTCGACGAGGCCGCGCTGCCGATCCGTATGACCGCGCACACGCTGTGTTTCCGGTCCGAGGCCGGGTCGGCGGGCAAGGACACCGCCGGCATGCTGCGCCAGCACCAGTTCGAGAAGGTCGAAATGGTGTCGATCACCCACCCGGACGAAAGCGACGCCGAACAGAAACGGATGCTGCGCTGCGCCGAGGACATTCTCGAGCGGCTCGAACTGCCCTATCGCACGGTGGTCCTGTGCACCGGCGACATGGGCTTTGGCGCCCGGCGCACCTATGACATCGAGGCCTGGCTGCCGGGGCAGAACGCCTATCGCGAGATCTCGTCGGTATCGACCACGGGCGATTTCCAGGCCCGCCGCATGAATGCCCGGTTCCGGCCCGCCGATGGCGGCAAGCCGGCCTTCGTGCATACGCTCAACGGGTCGGGCCTGGCGGTCGGGCGCTGCCTGATCGCGGTGCTGGAAAACGGCCAGCAGGCGGACGGATCGGTGAACCTGCCCGGCGTGCTCGCCCCCTGGCTGGGCGGCAAGACCACGCTGACAGCCGACGGCACGCTGGTCTGA
- the der gene encoding ribosome biogenesis GTPase Der translates to MSFTLAIVGRPNVGKSTLFNRLVGKRLALVDDQPGVTRDLREGAARLGDLRFTVIDTAGLEDANDDSLPGRMRRLTERAVDMADICLFLVDARTGITPTDRVFAEILRKRAAHVILAANKAEGAAADAGVLEAWELGLDEPIRLSAEHGEGLNELYAQLMPIADEMAKRAAQDAPVTDVMLDEDDTGETDGAGHAPTPERPLQVAVVGRPNAGKSTLINRILGEDRLLTGPEAGITRDAISLRVNWDGIPMRIFDTAGMRKKARVQEKLEKLSVSDGLRAVKFAEVVVVLLDAAIPFEQQDLRIADLAEREGRAVVVAVNKWDIEDDKQQKLRDLKEAFNRLLPQLRGAPLITVSAKTGRGLDRLHAAILRAHEVWNRRVPTAALNRWLTGMLEQHPPPAPQGKRIKLRYMTQAKTRPPGFVVMCSHPDKMPASYSRYLVNGLREDFDMPGTPIRLHMRGQGDKNPYKGKKKAAPSRLRKHIEGRRS, encoded by the coding sequence ATGAGTTTCACCCTAGCCATCGTGGGCCGGCCCAATGTGGGCAAATCCACGCTGTTCAATCGCCTCGTCGGCAAACGGCTGGCGCTGGTCGACGACCAGCCGGGCGTGACCCGCGACCTGCGCGAAGGCGCGGCGCGGCTGGGTGACCTGCGGTTCACCGTGATCGACACGGCGGGGCTCGAGGATGCCAATGACGACAGCCTGCCGGGACGTATGCGGCGGCTGACCGAACGGGCGGTGGACATGGCCGATATCTGCCTGTTCCTGGTCGACGCCCGCACCGGCATCACACCGACCGACCGGGTCTTTGCCGAGATCCTGCGCAAACGGGCGGCGCATGTGATCCTCGCGGCCAACAAGGCCGAGGGGGCCGCCGCCGATGCGGGCGTGCTCGAGGCGTGGGAACTGGGGCTCGACGAACCGATCCGGCTGTCGGCCGAACATGGCGAGGGATTGAACGAGCTTTACGCCCAGCTGATGCCGATCGCCGACGAGATGGCCAAGCGGGCGGCGCAGGATGCACCTGTCACCGATGTCATGCTGGACGAGGACGACACGGGCGAAACCGACGGCGCCGGTCACGCGCCGACGCCGGAGCGGCCGCTGCAGGTTGCGGTGGTGGGGCGGCCCAACGCGGGCAAATCCACCCTGATCAACCGTATCCTCGGCGAAGACAGGCTGCTGACCGGACCCGAGGCCGGGATCACCCGCGACGCGATTTCGCTGCGCGTGAACTGGGACGGCATCCCGATGCGGATTTTCGACACCGCCGGGATGCGCAAGAAGGCGCGGGTCCAGGAAAAGCTGGAGAAGCTGTCGGTCTCGGACGGGCTGCGCGCGGTCAAGTTCGCCGAGGTGGTCGTGGTGCTGCTCGACGCCGCGATCCCGTTCGAGCAGCAGGATCTGCGCATCGCCGACCTGGCCGAGCGCGAGGGCCGTGCGGTGGTCGTGGCGGTGAACAAATGGGATATCGAGGATGACAAGCAGCAGAAGCTGCGCGACCTCAAGGAAGCCTTCAACCGGCTGTTGCCGCAATTGCGCGGCGCGCCGCTGATCACGGTCAGCGCAAAAACCGGGCGCGGGCTGGACCGGTTGCACGCGGCGATCCTGCGGGCCCACGAGGTCTGGAACCGCCGGGTGCCCACGGCGGCGCTGAACCGCTGGCTGACCGGGATGCTGGAACAGCACCCGCCGCCCGCGCCCCAGGGCAAGCGGATCAAGCTGCGCTACATGACCCAGGCCAAGACCCGCCCGCCGGGTTTCGTGGTGATGTGCAGCCACCCCGACAAGATGCCCGCCAGCTATTCGCGCTACCTCGTCAACGGGCTGCGCGAGGATTTCGACATGCCTGGCACCCCGATCCGGCTGCATATGCGTGGGCAGGGTGATAAAAATCCCTATAAGGGAAAGAAGAAGGCCGCACCGTCGCGGCTGCGCAAACATATCGAGGGCCGCAGATCCTGA
- a CDS encoding efflux RND transporter periplasmic adaptor subunit gives MRPIPLLTAILVMLALYGLVLQRDALLAFARGEPQDQQADPSFTADIPAQAAPQPDLIGVVVRRSTAREIDSAVILRGQTRALRQVEVRAETSAIVISDPLRKGAFVKRGDLLCKLDPGVREAALAEASAKLKEARSRVPESEAWLKEAHARLGEAQINYNAARKLKEGGYASDTRLAATEAAIRAAEANLATARTRLDTTRSGIEAAQAAVAAAEREIARLTITAPFDGLLESDAAELGSLMQPGSLCATVIQLDPVKLVGFVPETEVARVKVGAPAGAELATGQRVEGKVTFISRSADPLTRTFEVEISVPNPDLAIRDGQTAAIAVQAAGAMAHLLPQSALTLNNDGQLGVRVVSDDAIVGFLPVSLVRDTVDGIWVDGLPAEANVIVVGQDFVTAGVRVKPTWQETDQ, from the coding sequence ATGCGACCGATCCCCTTGCTCACAGCGATTCTGGTGATGCTCGCGCTTTATGGTCTGGTGCTGCAGCGCGACGCGCTGCTGGCCTTTGCCCGCGGCGAACCGCAGGACCAGCAGGCAGACCCGTCATTCACCGCCGATATCCCGGCGCAAGCCGCACCGCAACCGGATCTGATCGGCGTCGTCGTGCGCCGCAGCACCGCGCGCGAAATCGACAGCGCGGTGATCCTGCGCGGCCAGACGCGTGCCTTGCGGCAGGTCGAGGTGCGCGCCGAAACCTCGGCCATCGTGATCTCGGATCCGCTGCGCAAGGGGGCCTTCGTCAAACGGGGCGACCTGCTGTGCAAGCTGGATCCCGGCGTGCGCGAGGCGGCGCTGGCCGAGGCCAGCGCGAAACTGAAGGAAGCCCGCAGCCGGGTGCCCGAATCCGAGGCCTGGCTGAAAGAGGCCCATGCCCGGCTGGGCGAGGCGCAGATCAACTACAACGCGGCGCGAAAGCTGAAAGAAGGCGGCTATGCCTCCGACACCCGGCTGGCCGCGACCGAGGCGGCCATTCGCGCCGCCGAAGCCAACCTTGCCACCGCGCGAACGCGGCTGGACACCACCCGTTCGGGGATCGAGGCGGCGCAGGCCGCCGTGGCCGCCGCGGAACGGGAAATCGCCCGGCTGACCATCACCGCCCCCTTCGACGGGCTGCTGGAATCCGATGCCGCCGAACTGGGCAGCCTGATGCAGCCCGGCAGCCTCTGCGCCACCGTGATCCAGCTCGACCCGGTCAAGCTGGTCGGGTTCGTCCCCGAAACCGAGGTCGCGCGGGTCAAGGTCGGTGCGCCCGCGGGCGCCGAACTGGCGACCGGCCAGCGCGTCGAGGGCAAGGTGACCTTCATCAGCCGGTCCGCCGATCCGCTCACCCGCACCTTCGAGGTCGAGATCTCCGTGCCCAACCCCGATCTGGCGATCCGTGACGGCCAGACCGCCGCCATCGCCGTGCAGGCGGCGGGCGCGATGGCCCACCTGCTGCCGCAATCGGCGCTGACGCTGAACAATGACGGCCAGCTCGGCGTGCGGGTGGTCAGCGACGATGCCATCGTCGGTTTCCTGCCGGTGTCGCTGGTCAGGGATACGGTGGATGGCATCTGGGTCGACGGGTTGCCCGCCGAGGCCAACGTGATCGTGGTCGGGCAGGATTTCGTCACCGCCGGGGTTCGGGTGAAACCGACTTGGCAGGAAACGGACCAATGA
- a CDS encoding tetratricopeptide repeat protein: MSDTDSFIEEVTEEVRRDRLYALLKRYGWIAVLAILLIVGGAGFNEYRKGQARAAAERLGDDIMAALAPDAAGDRAAALEEIATDSHGGQAIVRMLTAAAQSEAGDRASAVAQLEAVGADGELPAIYRQIATFKALTLQMDSLDEPALRQGFEALAAPGAPLRLLAEEQLALLDISAGDAGAAIGRLNAILQDAEATPDLQQRAVQVIVALGGTPQMPGAAQG, encoded by the coding sequence ATGAGCGATACCGACAGTTTCATCGAAGAAGTGACCGAAGAGGTCCGCCGCGACCGTCTCTATGCGCTGCTCAAGCGGTATGGATGGATTGCCGTGCTGGCGATCCTGTTGATCGTGGGCGGGGCCGGGTTCAACGAATACCGCAAGGGCCAGGCCCGCGCCGCCGCCGAAAGGCTGGGCGACGACATCATGGCGGCCCTGGCCCCGGATGCCGCCGGGGACCGCGCCGCCGCGCTGGAGGAGATCGCCACCGACAGCCATGGCGGGCAGGCCATCGTGCGGATGCTGACCGCCGCGGCACAGTCCGAGGCCGGCGACCGCGCGTCGGCGGTGGCCCAGCTCGAGGCGGTGGGCGCCGATGGCGAATTGCCGGCGATCTATCGCCAGATCGCCACCTTCAAGGCGCTGACGCTGCAAATGGACAGCCTCGACGAACCGGCGCTGCGGCAGGGGTTCGAGGCGCTGGCCGCGCCCGGCGCGCCGCTGCGGCTGCTGGCCGAGGAACAGCTGGCGCTGCTCGATATCTCGGCCGGTGACGCCGGCGCGGCGATCGGCCGGCTGAACGCGATCCTGCAGGACGCCGAGGCGACGCCGGACTTGCAACAACGCGCGGTGCAGGTGATTGTGGCGCTTGGCGGCACGCCTCAGATGCCCGGGGCTGCCCAGGGCTAG
- a CDS encoding fatty acid desaturase → MTLREHTRRFVDKDNRIAALSFFGTFAVYFSSLWAAISCMNLWYVLIPACVIHAFSAVRLYVLQHDTGHHSLFETRGQNELAGHALSPFTFAPFEVMKQNHNLHHANVGNLEHRDTGEIHTMTLREWQAAGFWERLVYRLYRNPFILVPVGAFFTYFIRYRWPKNTLRFGVTGVLLHNIAVLAWVTLIWSLSGWAGLGVYFAASMLGGMIGVFLVYLQHNFEDTYWDRRPDLDPQIAALQGSSALDFGAWFDHTVACITLHDIHHFNARIPSYRLRACHYSLPEDWAPRRIGFIEAVRALNLKLWDEDRERLVPFPGGRSRGKAAAA, encoded by the coding sequence ATGACACTTCGTGAACACACCCGCAGGTTCGTCGACAAGGACAACCGCATCGCCGCGCTGAGCTTCTTCGGCACCTTCGCTGTCTATTTCTCGTCGCTATGGGCGGCGATCAGCTGCATGAACCTGTGGTATGTCTTGATCCCGGCCTGCGTGATCCACGCCTTTTCCGCCGTGCGCCTCTATGTGCTGCAGCATGACACCGGGCATCATTCGCTGTTCGAAACGCGCGGGCAGAACGAACTGGCCGGCCATGCGCTGTCGCCCTTCACCTTTGCGCCCTTCGAGGTGATGAAGCAGAACCACAACCTGCACCACGCCAATGTCGGCAACCTGGAACATCGCGACACCGGCGAGATCCACACCATGACCCTGCGCGAATGGCAGGCGGCGGGGTTCTGGGAACGGCTGGTCTACCGGCTCTACCGCAACCCGTTCATCCTGGTGCCGGTCGGTGCGTTCTTTACCTATTTCATTCGCTATCGCTGGCCCAAGAACACGCTGCGCTTTGGCGTGACGGGGGTCCTGCTGCACAATATCGCGGTGCTGGCCTGGGTCACGCTGATCTGGTCATTGTCGGGCTGGGCCGGGCTGGGCGTCTATTTCGCGGCCTCGATGCTGGGGGGGATGATCGGTGTGTTCCTGGTCTATCTCCAGCATAATTTCGAAGACACCTACTGGGATCGCAGGCCCGATCTGGACCCGCAGATCGCGGCGCTTCAGGGATCGTCCGCGCTGGATTTCGGGGCGTGGTTCGACCACACGGTGGCCTGCATCACGCTGCATGACATCCATCATTTCAACGCGCGCATCCCCAGCTACCGACTGCGGGCCTGCCATTACAGCCTGCCCGAAGACTGGGCGCCGCGTCGGATCGGGTTCATCGAAGCGGTCCGGGCGCTGAACCTGAAACTCTGGGACGAGGACCGGGAACGGCTGGTGCCGTTCCCCGGGGGCCGATCGCGCGGGAAAGCCGCCGCTGCCTGA
- a CDS encoding PQQ-like beta-propeller repeat protein, whose protein sequence is MTYLNNPGRGGIGAALIAALVLLTGCAEKEVILPGVREDIRPELAEDSPTAPATTANRSRAIGLPGQRGNADWPQSPGTPAYRTANAALRVAPQRIWSVNIGAGDSRKLRITAAPVVGGGLVYTLDSGARVSAVTPQGAVAWSVDLTPPADKPGEATGGGLAYAGGTLYVSTGFGELTALDARSGGVRWNQKLGATGSGAPLVSGSLVYLVAGDSTGWAVNTADGRILWQTEAPVSGSNVLGAPAPVLAGDLVVFAFGSGDIVGSFRRGGLRRWNASVAGRRKGSAAARIGDVTGAPVVSGSRIYAGNHSGRIVALNASTGDRIWTAREGALGPVWPVGDSIFAVSDLNRLLRIDAGDGSVIWSANLPGFLKDKPRKRGPSYANYGPILAGSRLAVASGDGQLRFFAPENGVLVASTAIPDGAATPPAVAGGTLYVVSRKGELHAFR, encoded by the coding sequence ATGACTTATCTGAACAATCCGGGGCGCGGCGGCATCGGCGCCGCGCTGATCGCCGCGCTGGTTCTGCTTACCGGCTGCGCGGAGAAAGAAGTGATCCTGCCGGGCGTGCGCGAGGACATCCGTCCCGAACTGGCCGAGGACTCGCCGACCGCGCCCGCCACCACCGCGAACCGGTCACGCGCCATCGGCCTGCCGGGGCAGCGCGGCAATGCGGACTGGCCGCAATCGCCGGGAACCCCGGCATATCGCACCGCGAATGCCGCGCTCCGGGTTGCGCCGCAGCGGATCTGGTCGGTCAATATCGGCGCTGGCGACAGCCGCAAGCTGCGCATCACCGCGGCCCCGGTCGTCGGTGGCGGCCTGGTCTACACGCTCGATTCGGGCGCGCGGGTGTCGGCGGTTACGCCGCAGGGCGCCGTCGCCTGGAGCGTGGACCTGACCCCGCCCGCCGACAAGCCCGGCGAGGCAACCGGGGGCGGGCTGGCCTATGCCGGCGGCACGCTCTACGTTTCGACCGGGTTCGGGGAACTGACGGCGCTCGATGCCCGGTCGGGGGGCGTGCGCTGGAACCAGAAGCTGGGCGCGACCGGATCGGGCGCGCCGCTGGTTAGCGGCAGCCTCGTTTACCTGGTGGCCGGTGACAGCACCGGCTGGGCGGTGAACACCGCCGACGGACGCATCCTGTGGCAGACCGAGGCCCCGGTCAGCGGGTCCAACGTCCTGGGCGCGCCCGCGCCGGTGCTCGCCGGCGACCTGGTGGTGTTTGCCTTCGGCTCGGGCGATATCGTCGGCAGTTTCCGCCGCGGCGGGCTGCGCCGCTGGAACGCCTCGGTGGCGGGCCGGCGCAAGGGCAGCGCCGCGGCCCGGATCGGCGACGTGACCGGCGCGCCGGTGGTGTCGGGCAGCCGCATTTACGCGGGCAACCATTCGGGCCGGATCGTGGCGCTGAATGCCAGCACCGGCGACCGGATTTGGACCGCCCGCGAAGGCGCGCTGGGGCCTGTCTGGCCGGTCGGCGATTCGATCTTTGCGGTGTCCGACCTGAACCGCCTGCTGCGTATCGATGCAGGCGATGGCAGCGTGATCTGGTCGGCGAACCTGCCCGGGTTCCTCAAGGACAAGCCGCGCAAGCGCGGGCCGTCCTATGCGAATTACGGTCCGATCCTCGCCGGGTCGCGGCTCGCGGTGGCCTCGGGCGACGGCCAGTTGCGGTTCTTCGCGCCGGAAAACGGGGTGCTCGTCGCCTCGACGGCCATCCCCGATGGCGCGGCGACGCCCCCGGCGGTGGCGGGCGGAACGCTGTATGTGGTCAGCCGCAAGGGTGAACTGCACGCTTTCCGTTGA
- the yajC gene encoding preprotein translocase subunit YajC, whose amino-acid sequence MEGGAIAQFLPLILIFAIMYFLLIRPQQKKVKEHQAMVSALRRGDQVVTQGGVIGKVSKVKEDGEVEVEIAEGVRVRVVKSTIASVINKTEPTK is encoded by the coding sequence ATGGAAGGTGGCGCCATCGCGCAGTTTCTCCCGCTCATCCTGATCTTTGCGATCATGTATTTCCTGCTGATCCGGCCGCAGCAGAAGAAGGTCAAGGAACATCAGGCGATGGTGTCCGCGCTGCGCCGTGGCGACCAGGTGGTGACCCAGGGCGGGGTGATCGGCAAGGTTTCCAAGGTCAAGGAAGACGGCGAGGTCGAGGTCGAAATCGCCGAGGGCGTCCGCGTCCGCGTGGTGAAATCCACCATTGCTTCGGTCATCAACAAGACCGAGCCGACAAAGTAA
- the secD gene encoding protein translocase subunit SecD: MLHIDLWKRVLIWLTCAVGLWLALPNAFYPRVETHNDAEAAIAKGQTGPELSAAAATWPDWLPSGLVNLGLDLRGGAHLLAEVQVGDVYEARMEAMWPGLRDALRPERAAIGTIRKQPSAPDEIRIRIGNPDGMARALEVVRGLARPIQTLTGVGSTDIEVRPEGDQIVVTLSEAEKLASDDRTVRQALEIVRRRIDEVGTREPTIQRQGADRILIQVPGIGSASELKDIIGTTAQLTFNPVVARGSDPDAQPGVGEKIVPALDEEGLYYTLESAPVVTGEELVDAQPSFDQNGRPAVNFRFNTTGARKFGDYTAENIGAPFAIVLDDEVISAPVIQSHIPGGSGIITGNFTIEESTNLAVLLRAGALPAGLDFLEERTIGPELGQDSIDAGKVATMVAFAAVLVFMFLSYGLFGIFANIALVLNIVLIFGLLSLIGATLTLPGIAGIVLTVGMAVDANVLVFERIREELKTARGPSRAIELGYEKALSAIFDANITTFITAVILFAMGSGPVRGFAITLGLGILTSVFTAIFVTRLMIVMWFERRRPKTIEV, translated from the coding sequence ATGCTGCATATCGACCTATGGAAACGGGTGCTCATCTGGCTGACCTGCGCGGTCGGGCTGTGGCTGGCGCTGCCCAATGCCTTCTATCCCCGCGTTGAGACCCATAACGACGCCGAGGCGGCGATCGCAAAGGGGCAGACCGGTCCCGAACTGAGCGCGGCGGCGGCCACATGGCCGGACTGGCTGCCGTCGGGGCTGGTCAATCTCGGGCTCGACCTGCGGGGCGGGGCGCATCTGCTGGCCGAGGTGCAGGTCGGGGATGTCTACGAGGCGCGGATGGAGGCCATGTGGCCTGGCCTGCGCGATGCGCTGCGTCCTGAGCGTGCCGCCATCGGCACCATTCGCAAGCAACCCTCGGCGCCGGATGAGATTCGCATCCGCATCGGCAACCCGGACGGCATGGCGCGCGCGCTCGAGGTGGTGCGCGGGCTGGCCCGTCCGATCCAGACGCTGACCGGGGTCGGATCGACCGATATCGAGGTCCGGCCCGAGGGCGACCAGATCGTGGTGACGCTGAGCGAGGCCGAAAAGCTGGCCAGCGACGACCGCACCGTGCGCCAGGCGCTGGAAATCGTGCGCCGCCGGATCGACGAGGTCGGCACGCGCGAACCCACGATCCAGCGTCAGGGCGCCGACCGCATCCTGATCCAGGTGCCGGGCATCGGCAGCGCGTCGGAGCTCAAGGACATCATCGGCACCACCGCGCAACTGACGTTCAATCCGGTCGTGGCCCGCGGGTCGGACCCCGATGCGCAGCCCGGCGTGGGCGAAAAGATCGTGCCGGCGCTCGATGAGGAGGGGCTATATTACACGCTCGAATCCGCGCCCGTCGTGACCGGCGAGGAACTGGTGGATGCCCAGCCCAGCTTTGACCAGAACGGGCGGCCGGCCGTCAATTTCCGCTTCAACACCACCGGGGCGCGCAAGTTCGGGGATTATACCGCCGAGAATATCGGCGCGCCCTTTGCCATCGTGCTGGATGACGAGGTGATCTCGGCCCCGGTGATCCAGAGCCACATCCCCGGCGGATCGGGCATCATCACCGGCAATTTCACCATCGAGGAAAGCACGAACCTGGCCGTGCTGCTGCGCGCGGGCGCGCTACCGGCGGGGCTGGATTTCCTCGAGGAACGCACCATCGGACCGGAGCTCGGACAGGACAGCATCGACGCCGGCAAGGTCGCGACCATGGTCGCCTTTGCCGCGGTGCTGGTGTTCATGTTCCTCAGCTACGGGTTGTTCGGTATCTTCGCCAATATCGCGCTGGTGCTGAACATCGTGCTGATCTTCGGGCTGCTGAGCCTGATCGGCGCCACGCTGACCCTGCCGGGGATCGCGGGTATCGTGCTGACCGTGGGCATGGCGGTGGACGCCAACGTGCTGGTGTTCGAACGTATCCGCGAGGAACTGAAGACCGCGCGCGGCCCGTCGCGGGCGATCGAACTGGGCTATGAAAAGGCGCTCTCGGCGATTTTTGATGCCAATATCACCACCTTCATCACGGCGGTGATCCTGTTTGCGATGGGGTCGGGGCCGGTGCGCGGCTTTGCCATCACGCTGGGGCTGGGCATCCTGACCTCGGTTTTCACGGCGATCTTTGTCACGCGGCTGATGATCGTGATGTGGTTCGAACGCCGCCGCCCCAAGACGATCGAGGTGTGA
- the secF gene encoding protein translocase subunit SecF, which translates to MRLRLVPAETAFDFFKRWKLWLGISMVLILLAFGSFALRGLNYGIDFRGGTTIRTESAQPVDVAGYRDALGALGLGDVTISEVFDPTFGPDQNVAMIRIQAQEGEEAVTADMIAQVEQELRAVAPDIRFVSVESVGPKVSGELIQTAVLAVLLAIGAVLVYIWLRFEWQFALGAVAALVHDVILTIGLFSELQIKFDLAIIAALLTIVGYSLNDTVVVFDRVRENLRKYKKRPLSEILNLSINETLSRTVMTSVTTLLALVSLYVLGGDVIRGFVFAMIWGVIVGTYSSIFVASSILLYLGVKRDWTKPDKSAGNQFSNVDA; encoded by the coding sequence ATGAGACTGCGACTCGTTCCCGCGGAAACCGCGTTCGATTTCTTCAAGCGCTGGAAACTGTGGCTGGGCATCTCGATGGTGCTGATCCTGCTGGCCTTTGGTTCCTTCGCGCTGCGCGGGCTGAATTACGGCATCGATTTCCGTGGCGGCACCACCATCCGCACCGAAAGCGCACAGCCGGTGGACGTGGCGGGCTATCGCGACGCGCTGGGGGCGCTCGGCCTGGGCGACGTGACGATCTCCGAGGTGTTCGACCCGACCTTTGGTCCGGACCAGAACGTGGCGATGATCCGCATCCAGGCGCAGGAGGGCGAAGAGGCCGTCACCGCCGACATGATCGCGCAGGTGGAACAGGAATTGCGGGCCGTGGCGCCGGATATCCGGTTCGTATCGGTCGAATCGGTCGGCCCCAAAGTGTCGGGCGAGTTGATCCAGACCGCGGTCCTGGCGGTGCTTCTGGCGATCGGAGCGGTGCTGGTCTACATCTGGCTGCGCTTTGAATGGCAGTTCGCGCTGGGGGCCGTGGCGGCGCTGGTGCACGATGTGATCCTGACCATCGGCCTGTTTTCCGAGCTTCAGATCAAGTTCGACCTGGCGATCATCGCGGCGCTGCTGACCATCGTCGGCTATTCGCTCAACGACACCGTCGTGGTGTTCGACCGGGTTCGTGAAAACCTGCGCAAATACAAGAAACGGCCGCTGTCCGAGATCCTGAACCTCAGCATCAACGAAACGCTCAGCCGCACGGTGATGACCTCGGTGACCACGTTGCTGGCGCTGGTTTCGCTCTATGTGCTAGGCGGGGACGTGATCCGCGGCTTTGTTTTCGCGATGATCTGGGGCGTGATCGTGGGCACCTATTCGTCGATCTTCGTGGCCT
- a CDS encoding MarC family protein, with product MQWQDIVREFVTLFVVIDPVGSIPVFMYATAAIPARLHRSFALRAVLVAAIVLGVFLVGGQLLLEAIGLRLGTFQIAGGIVLFLFALSMIFGESKADSEIKEAETEDLSGAVFPLAIPSIASPGALLAIVILTDNHANAVAEQALTGAVLAVVLLLTFVLLLMAGRIQRLIGHTGVSVVSRVMGLILATVAVDAVLEGLEQMGVLALSASPS from the coding sequence ATGCAGTGGCAGGACATAGTCCGAGAATTCGTTACCCTCTTCGTGGTCATTGACCCGGTGGGCAGTATCCCGGTGTTCATGTATGCCACCGCCGCCATACCGGCGCGTCTTCACCGGTCGTTCGCCTTGCGGGCGGTTCTCGTGGCGGCAATCGTGCTCGGCGTCTTTCTGGTCGGAGGGCAGTTGCTTCTCGAGGCGATCGGCCTGAGGCTCGGCACGTTCCAGATCGCCGGCGGGATCGTGCTGTTCCTGTTCGCGCTCAGCATGATCTTTGGCGAGAGCAAGGCCGACAGCGAAATCAAGGAAGCGGAAACCGAGGATCTGTCGGGCGCGGTCTTTCCACTGGCGATCCCGTCGATCGCGTCCCCCGGCGCCCTGCTTGCCATCGTCATACTCACCGACAATCATGCCAACGCGGTCGCGGAACAGGCCCTGACCGGGGCGGTCCTGGCGGTCGTGCTGCTGCTGACCTTCGTGCTGCTGCTGATGGCCGGTCGCATCCAGCGGCTCATCGGCCATACCGGCGTCAGCGTCGTCAGCCGGGTCATGGGGCTGATTCTGGCGACGGTCGCCGTCGACGCGGTTCTCGAAGGCCTGGAGCAGATGGGGGTGCTGGCGCTCTCGGCATCGCCGTCATAA